In the genome of Actinomadura graeca, one region contains:
- a CDS encoding catalase: MSDRPTTTTDAGIAAPSDEHSQSVGPNGPLLLQDHYLIQKMAHFNRERVPERVVHAKGGGAFGVLEITEDLGQFTKAKLFQKGARTESLVRFSSVAGELGSADAGRDPRGFAMKFYTEDGIYDLVGNNTPVFFIRDPQKFSDFIHSQKRRADNHLRDHNMQWDFWTLSPESAHQVALLMTDRGTPASWRHVNGYGSHTFLWYNAAGEKFWVKYHFKTDQGIKNFTRQEADAAEQDVHIRDLYDAIQRGDHPSWTVQVQIMPFEEAADYRFNPFDLTKVWPHGDYPPITIGRWTLNRNPENYFAQIEQAAFEPANLVPGIGASPDKMLQGRLFSYPDAHRYRIGPNYLQLPVNRPVSPVHSYNKDGAMAYVNPGDPVYAPNSAGGPVADPELWKGDSYEVAGEIIRSAYTLHREDDDFGQPRALWEKVLSDVDRDHMVGNIVAHATAPEVTGDMKKRVVAYWRNVHKDLGDRVAAGLGVNGS; encoded by the coding sequence ATGTCCGACAGGCCCACCACCACGACCGACGCCGGCATCGCCGCGCCCAGCGACGAGCATTCGCAGTCCGTCGGCCCGAACGGCCCGCTGCTGCTCCAGGACCACTACCTGATCCAGAAGATGGCGCACTTCAACCGCGAGCGCGTGCCCGAGCGGGTCGTGCACGCCAAGGGCGGCGGCGCCTTCGGCGTCCTGGAGATCACCGAGGACCTCGGGCAGTTCACCAAGGCGAAGCTGTTCCAGAAGGGCGCCCGCACCGAGTCGCTCGTGCGGTTCAGCTCCGTCGCCGGCGAGCTCGGCAGCGCCGACGCCGGGCGCGACCCGCGCGGCTTCGCGATGAAGTTCTACACCGAGGACGGCATCTACGACCTCGTCGGCAACAACACGCCGGTCTTCTTCATCCGCGACCCGCAGAAGTTCTCCGACTTCATCCACTCGCAGAAGCGCCGCGCCGACAACCACCTGCGCGACCACAACATGCAGTGGGACTTCTGGACGCTCTCGCCCGAGTCGGCGCACCAGGTCGCGCTGCTGATGACCGACCGCGGCACCCCGGCGAGCTGGCGGCACGTCAACGGCTACGGCTCGCACACCTTCCTCTGGTACAACGCGGCGGGCGAGAAGTTCTGGGTCAAGTATCACTTCAAGACCGACCAGGGCATCAAGAACTTCACCCGGCAGGAGGCCGACGCCGCGGAGCAGGACGTCCACATCCGCGACCTCTACGACGCCATCCAGCGCGGCGACCACCCGTCCTGGACCGTCCAGGTGCAGATCATGCCGTTCGAGGAGGCCGCCGACTACCGCTTCAACCCGTTCGACCTGACCAAGGTCTGGCCGCACGGCGACTACCCGCCGATCACCATCGGACGGTGGACGCTGAACCGCAACCCCGAGAACTACTTCGCGCAGATCGAGCAGGCGGCGTTCGAGCCCGCCAACCTCGTCCCCGGCATCGGCGCCTCGCCCGACAAGATGCTGCAGGGCCGCCTGTTCTCCTACCCCGACGCCCACCGGTACCGGATCGGCCCGAACTACCTGCAACTGCCGGTCAACCGGCCGGTGAGCCCCGTCCACAGCTACAACAAGGACGGCGCCATGGCCTACGTCAACCCGGGCGACCCGGTGTACGCGCCGAACAGCGCGGGCGGCCCCGTCGCCGACCCCGAGCTGTGGAAGGGCGACTCCTACGAGGTGGCGGGCGAGATCATCCGCAGCGCCTACACCCTCCACCGCGAGGACGACGACTTCGGCCAGCCCCGCGCCCTGTGGGAGAAGGTCCTGTCCGACGTCGACCGCGACCACATGGTCGGCAACATCGTCGCCCACGCCACGGCCCCCGAGGTCACCGGCGACATGAAGAAGCGCGTCGTGGCGTACTGGCGCAACGTCCACAAGGACCTCGGCGACCGCGTCGCCGCAGGACTCGGCGTCAACGGCTCCTGA
- a CDS encoding CapA family protein codes for MRGKTVAVTAVAGVTALVAAACGGSGDPKAQGATSPRAPAASGPAGQGESPETPSAKQPIIIAFGGDTHFEGQLRSRLARPRTALGPIAAQLRSADLAMVNLETAITTGGTPAPGKQFTFRAPPSAFAALRGAGVDVTSMANNHGMDYMEGGLRDTLAAIKRTRFPVVGIGRNADEAYRPYRVTVKGNRLAIVGATQVLDDNLIQAWTATGSKGGLASAKDVPRMEQAVKEARKGSDIVIVHLHWGQELKACPLPRQQELARRLVAAGADIVVGGHAHVPLGGGYMDGKYVHYGMGNFVFSSASGQTANSGVLLLRVQDGKVTADKWKPARISGGLPIPLKGAAAAAEVKRWNGLRGCTGLKARP; via the coding sequence ATGCGGGGGAAGACTGTCGCGGTCACGGCCGTCGCCGGGGTGACGGCGCTGGTCGCCGCCGCGTGCGGCGGGTCGGGCGATCCCAAGGCGCAGGGCGCGACCTCGCCACGTGCACCGGCCGCGTCGGGTCCGGCGGGCCAGGGGGAGAGCCCGGAGACGCCGTCCGCCAAGCAGCCGATCATCATCGCGTTCGGCGGTGACACGCACTTCGAAGGACAGCTCCGCTCCCGCCTCGCCCGGCCGAGGACGGCGCTCGGCCCGATCGCCGCGCAGCTCCGCAGCGCCGACCTCGCCATGGTGAACCTGGAGACGGCGATCACCACGGGCGGGACGCCCGCGCCCGGCAAGCAGTTCACCTTCCGTGCGCCGCCGTCGGCGTTCGCGGCGCTGAGGGGCGCGGGCGTCGACGTCACGTCCATGGCGAACAACCACGGCATGGACTACATGGAGGGCGGCCTGCGCGACACCCTCGCCGCGATCAAGCGCACCCGCTTCCCCGTCGTCGGCATCGGCAGGAACGCCGACGAGGCGTACCGCCCCTACCGCGTCACCGTGAAGGGCAACCGGCTCGCGATCGTCGGCGCCACGCAGGTCCTCGACGACAACCTGATCCAGGCGTGGACGGCCACCGGCAGCAAGGGCGGCCTCGCGTCGGCGAAGGACGTGCCCCGGATGGAGCAGGCGGTGAAGGAGGCCCGCAAGGGGTCCGACATCGTGATCGTCCACCTGCACTGGGGCCAGGAACTGAAGGCGTGCCCGCTGCCCCGCCAGCAGGAACTCGCCAGGCGCCTCGTCGCCGCGGGCGCCGACATCGTCGTCGGCGGTCACGCGCACGTCCCGCTGGGGGGCGGCTACATGGACGGCAAGTACGTCCATTACGGCATGGGCAACTTCGTCTTCTCGTCCGCCTCCGGCCAGACGGCCAACTCCGGCGTGCTGCTGCTGCGCGTCCAGGACGGCAAGGTCACGGCCGACAAGTGGAAGCCCGCCCGCATCTCGGGCGGCCTTCCCATCCCGCTGAAGGGCGCCGCCGCGGCGGCCGAGGTCAAGCGCTGGAACGGCCTGCGCGGCTGCACCGGCCTCAAGGCCAGGCCCTGA
- a CDS encoding sigma-70 family RNA polymerase sigma factor — MDDQAELAAHFDGARGHLRAVAFRMLGSADEADDAVQETWLRASRAGAGGVANVTGWLTTIVGRVCLDLLRSRRRRGEEPADLAGLETLAGDAAGPEDEAVLADSVGLALLVVLDRLGPAERVAFVLHDLFAVPFAEIAGIVGRSPAAAKKLASRARARVHGTDPDAGGGTGHGTGGGTGHGRSAAAAADLARQREVVEAFLAASRAGDLDALLAVLAPDAVRRTDRAEVTELRGARRIAEETRTNAARARFARPALVDGAPGAVVAPLGRLQLVLRLRIDGGRVTAIDVVTDPGRLRALGLAVMPGPCGTP, encoded by the coding sequence ATGGACGATCAGGCCGAGCTGGCCGCGCACTTCGACGGGGCCCGGGGCCATCTGCGGGCCGTCGCCTTCCGCATGCTCGGATCGGCGGACGAGGCGGACGACGCCGTCCAGGAGACCTGGCTGCGCGCGAGCCGGGCGGGCGCGGGCGGCGTCGCGAACGTGACCGGGTGGCTCACCACGATCGTCGGCCGCGTCTGCCTCGACCTGCTGCGCTCACGGCGCCGCCGCGGTGAGGAGCCCGCCGACCTGGCCGGGCTGGAGACGCTCGCGGGCGACGCCGCCGGTCCCGAGGACGAGGCGGTGCTGGCGGACTCCGTCGGGCTCGCGCTGCTCGTCGTCTTGGACAGGCTGGGACCCGCCGAGCGCGTCGCGTTCGTCCTGCACGACCTGTTCGCCGTGCCGTTCGCGGAGATCGCCGGGATCGTCGGACGGTCGCCCGCCGCGGCGAAGAAGCTGGCGAGCCGCGCCCGCGCCCGGGTCCACGGCACGGACCCCGACGCGGGCGGCGGCACGGGCCACGGCACGGGCGGCGGCACGGGCCACGGCAGGTCCGCCGCTGCGGCGGCAGATCTGGCCCGGCAGCGGGAGGTCGTCGAGGCGTTCCTGGCCGCGTCGCGCGCGGGCGACCTGGACGCGCTCCTCGCCGTCCTGGCCCCGGACGCCGTCCGCCGCACCGACCGCGCCGAGGTGACCGAACTGCGCGGCGCCCGGCGCATCGCCGAGGAGACGCGCACCAACGCCGCCCGCGCCCGCTTCGCCCGGCCCGCGCTGGTGGACGGCGCACCCGGGGCGGTCGTCGCGCCGCTCGGACGGCTTCAGCTGGTCCTCAGGCTGCGGATCGACGGCGGCCGTGTCACGGCGATCGACGTCGTCACCGACCCCGGGCGGCTCCGCGCGCTCGGCCTCGCCGTCATGCCGGGACCGTGCGGAACGCCGTGA
- a CDS encoding Fur family transcriptional regulator produces MTESRTPNPAADLRDAGLRVTAARVAILEAVRAGDHLGVDAIAGNARDRVGHVSLQAVYEALHAMTAAGLVRRIEPAGSPARFEGRVGDNHHHLACRSCGTVTDVDCVVGHAPCLRPAGDAGFLVEEAEVTFWGLCPGCRSRSR; encoded by the coding sequence ATGACCGAGTCACGGACCCCGAACCCCGCCGCCGACCTGCGCGACGCGGGTCTGCGGGTGACGGCGGCCCGCGTGGCGATCCTGGAGGCCGTCCGCGCCGGGGACCACCTCGGCGTCGACGCGATCGCCGGGAACGCCCGCGACCGCGTGGGACACGTCTCCCTCCAGGCCGTCTACGAGGCCCTTCACGCGATGACCGCCGCCGGGCTCGTGCGCAGGATCGAACCCGCCGGAAGCCCGGCGCGCTTCGAGGGCCGGGTCGGCGACAACCACCACCACCTGGCGTGCCGGAGCTGCGGGACGGTCACGGACGTCGACTGCGTCGTGGGGCACGCCCCGTGCCTGCGGCCGGCCGGCGACGCCGGCTTCCTGGTCGAGGAGGCCGAAGTCACGTTCTGGGGCCTGTGCCCCGGATGCCGGTCCCGGTCCCGCTGA
- a CDS encoding GyrI-like domain-containing protein, whose product MNWYDAAGEPEPAEFGPVSGLSVSGQGAPGGAAYGASVGALYAVMGALGAPMAPLEGRWWVEDERSPFDVPRDEWRWHLFIRLPDGTGGLSGTVDAVIEEVRAGVPAAARVQQVTFTVGRCVQMLHRGAYSDEPASLARMDALMTAEGLVRNGLHHEIYLSDPSETDPEKMRTILRQPVRRAAAPAA is encoded by the coding sequence ATGAACTGGTACGACGCGGCCGGGGAGCCGGAGCCTGCGGAGTTCGGCCCGGTCTCGGGACTGTCGGTGTCCGGGCAGGGTGCGCCCGGGGGAGCGGCCTACGGGGCGAGTGTCGGGGCGCTGTACGCGGTCATGGGGGCGCTCGGCGCGCCCATGGCGCCGCTGGAAGGGCGCTGGTGGGTCGAGGACGAGCGCTCTCCGTTCGACGTCCCCCGCGACGAGTGGCGGTGGCACCTGTTCATCCGCCTCCCCGACGGGACCGGCGGCCTCTCGGGCACGGTCGACGCCGTCATCGAGGAGGTCCGTGCCGGTGTGCCCGCCGCGGCGCGCGTCCAGCAGGTGACGTTCACCGTGGGCCGCTGCGTGCAGATGCTGCATCGCGGCGCCTACTCCGACGAGCCCGCGAGCCTCGCCCGCATGGACGCGCTGATGACGGCGGAGGGGCTCGTCCGGAACGGCCTGCACCATGAGATCTACCTGTCCGATCCGTCCGAGACGGACCCGGAGAAGATGCGCACCATCCTCCGCCAGCCCGTGCGCCGGGCGGCGGCACCTGCGGCGTAG
- a CDS encoding protein kinase domain-containing protein, translating into MPDPRPLRPNDPTEVGGFRLTGRIGEGGQGTVYAGESDTGERVAVKLLHADFEGDEQARLYFERELATARQVAPFCTARIIAARADGEAAYIVSEYIDGPSLRQLVAERGVLPAGELDRLAIGTATALAAIHEAGVVHRDFKPANVLLGEDGPKVIDFGVARPQEATYATLTGAVGTPAYMAPEQVAGTSGGPPLDMFAWGCTMAYAANRVPPFGHDSIPATMHRILHAEPELGALGGDLRELVTACLDKDPGRRPTAVQVLTRLLDLGTGGDLLAEGTSAAATLTPAVRTVPAPPPPPGLQAPAPGPVIGDPTGPRTVPAPSFGRPPAPPGRRGRVLAVTGAAAGVVLLAAATTAAVLIGNGADGKGSGHATSGGSSAAVACAYLPADGPELKDVGKPPANPPARGLVRATVTTNLGTIEMELDGAKAPCTVNSIVYLAVTGFYNDTSCHRLSTNASLKVLQCGDPSDTGTGGPAYRFPTENTAGARYDRGVVAMARAESPVSNGSQFFILYGDSPSLPPSYTVFGRVTSGMRIIDDVAAAGVAPGASVADDGTPKKKITITAFRTVPA; encoded by the coding sequence ATGCCCGATCCCCGTCCTCTGCGTCCGAACGACCCCACCGAGGTCGGCGGATTCCGGCTCACGGGACGGATCGGCGAAGGCGGCCAGGGGACCGTGTACGCCGGCGAGTCGGACACCGGAGAGCGCGTCGCGGTGAAGCTGCTGCACGCCGACTTCGAGGGCGACGAGCAGGCCCGGCTGTACTTCGAGCGCGAGCTGGCGACGGCCCGGCAGGTCGCGCCGTTCTGCACCGCCCGGATCATCGCCGCGCGGGCGGACGGCGAGGCGGCGTACATCGTCAGCGAGTACATCGACGGGCCGTCGCTGCGGCAGCTCGTCGCCGAGCGGGGCGTGCTGCCCGCCGGTGAGCTGGACCGGCTCGCCATCGGGACCGCGACAGCGCTGGCGGCGATCCACGAGGCGGGCGTCGTCCACCGCGACTTCAAACCGGCCAACGTGCTGCTCGGCGAGGACGGGCCGAAGGTCATCGACTTCGGCGTCGCGCGGCCCCAGGAGGCCACGTACGCGACCCTGACCGGGGCGGTCGGCACGCCCGCGTACATGGCGCCCGAACAGGTCGCCGGGACGTCCGGCGGCCCGCCGCTGGACATGTTCGCGTGGGGCTGCACGATGGCGTACGCGGCGAACCGGGTGCCGCCGTTCGGGCACGACTCGATCCCCGCGACGATGCACCGGATCCTGCACGCCGAGCCGGAGCTCGGCGCGCTGGGCGGTGACCTGCGCGAACTGGTCACCGCCTGCCTGGACAAGGACCCCGGGCGGCGGCCCACGGCGGTGCAGGTGCTGACGCGGCTGCTGGACCTCGGGACCGGCGGGGACCTCCTCGCGGAAGGGACGTCGGCGGCGGCGACGCTGACGCCCGCCGTCCGCACCGTCCCGGCCCCGCCCCCGCCGCCGGGCCTCCAGGCTCCGGCTCCCGGGCCGGTGATCGGTGACCCGACGGGACCCCGCACCGTCCCGGCGCCGTCGTTCGGACGTCCGCCGGCGCCGCCCGGACGGCGGGGGCGGGTGCTCGCGGTCACCGGCGCCGCGGCCGGCGTCGTCCTGCTCGCGGCGGCGACCACCGCCGCGGTGCTGATCGGCAACGGCGCCGACGGCAAGGGGAGCGGGCACGCGACCAGCGGCGGGAGTTCCGCCGCGGTCGCCTGCGCCTACCTTCCGGCGGACGGCCCGGAGCTGAAGGACGTCGGCAAGCCGCCGGCCAACCCGCCGGCCCGCGGCCTCGTGCGCGCCACCGTCACGACCAACCTCGGCACGATCGAGATGGAGCTCGACGGCGCCAAGGCGCCGTGCACCGTGAACTCGATCGTCTACCTGGCGGTCACGGGGTTCTACAACGACACGTCCTGCCACCGGCTGTCGACCAACGCCTCCCTCAAGGTCCTCCAGTGCGGCGACCCGTCCGACACCGGCACGGGCGGCCCCGCCTACCGCTTCCCTACGGAGAACACGGCCGGCGCGCGGTACGACCGGGGCGTCGTCGCCATGGCCCGCGCGGAGAGCCCGGTCAGCAACGGCAGCCAGTTCTTCATCCTCTACGGCGACTCGCCGAGCCTTCCCCCGTCGTACACGGTGTTCGGCCGGGTCACGTCGGGGATGCGGATCATCGACGACGTCGCCGCGGCGGGCGTCGCTCCGGGCGCGAGCGTCGCCGACGACGGCACGCCGAAGAAGAAGATCACCATCACGGCGTTCCGCACGGTCCCGGCATGA
- a CDS encoding MerR family transcriptional regulator, with product MSNDLLPIGRFARLCRLSVKQLRHYDDLGLLAPAWIDPASGYRYYRPDQARDALSIGLLRALDVPLPVVARVLSGDAAQALKEARDRIEDDLDRRRRGLRLLDRVLAEGLPEARVTIVREPARRVRVAREAATPSTIPGATSACVRRVLAGGVPQGALIGLFPLDMTDEFDVRVALEAPDGDDLLPGGPFAVATHTGPYDQIPLTVYGVLAWIGDHGHAPGGPVREVYLDDPAATDPGRLRTQVMIRLEDA from the coding sequence GTGAGCAATGATCTGCTGCCCATCGGGCGGTTCGCGCGGCTGTGCCGGCTGAGCGTCAAGCAGCTGCGGCACTACGACGACCTGGGGCTGCTCGCCCCTGCCTGGATCGATCCCGCGTCGGGGTACCGCTACTACCGGCCGGACCAGGCACGTGACGCCCTGTCGATCGGGCTGCTCCGGGCGCTGGACGTGCCGCTGCCCGTGGTGGCGCGCGTCCTGTCCGGGGATGCCGCGCAGGCGCTGAAGGAGGCCCGCGACCGGATCGAGGACGACCTGGACCGGCGCCGCCGCGGCCTGCGGCTGCTCGACCGGGTGCTCGCGGAGGGGCTGCCGGAGGCGCGGGTGACGATCGTCCGGGAGCCCGCGCGGAGGGTCCGCGTGGCGCGGGAGGCGGCGACGCCGTCCACGATCCCGGGGGCGACCTCGGCGTGCGTGCGGCGCGTCCTCGCCGGGGGCGTCCCGCAGGGGGCGCTCATCGGGCTGTTCCCGCTGGACATGACGGACGAGTTCGACGTCCGCGTGGCCCTAGAGGCGCCCGACGGCGACGACCTGCTGCCCGGCGGCCCGTTCGCCGTAGCCACCCACACCGGCCCGTACGACCAGATCCCGCTCACGGTGTACGGCGTTCTCGCGTGGATCGGGGACCACGGGCACGCGCCCGGCGGCCCGGTACGGGAGGTCTACCTCGACGACCCGGCCGCCACGGACCCCGGCCGCCTGAGGACGCAGGTGATGATCCGACTGGAGGATGCGTGA
- a CDS encoding FMN-dependent NADH-azoreductase, whose product MLHLDSSHSGDSVTRRLTALFADTWRKAHGPSGHRHRDLAADPVPPVAPAYCALGRRVERHGPVPPAKVEALAEDADERREWALTRPLIMELLAARTVVIGAPMYNFSVSTALKAWIDRVTFPGAFSDPGSGASLLDGTRVVVITARGGAYGPGTPREGFDFQAPYLRAYFGGLGVAEENLELVHAEMTLAWLVPELARFQDMAAASLAAAEARITALATA is encoded by the coding sequence TTGCTGCATCTCGATTCCAGCCATTCCGGCGACTCCGTCACCAGACGGCTGACCGCGCTTTTCGCCGACACCTGGCGGAAGGCGCACGGGCCGTCCGGCCACCGGCACCGGGACCTCGCCGCCGACCCGGTGCCTCCGGTGGCCCCGGCCTACTGCGCGCTCGGACGGCGGGTGGAACGCCACGGCCCCGTCCCGCCCGCCAAGGTGGAGGCACTGGCGGAGGACGCGGACGAGCGGCGGGAGTGGGCGCTGACCCGTCCGCTGATCATGGAGCTGCTGGCCGCCCGCACCGTCGTGATCGGCGCGCCGATGTACAACTTCTCGGTGTCCACCGCGCTGAAGGCGTGGATCGACCGGGTGACCTTCCCCGGGGCCTTCTCCGATCCGGGCTCGGGAGCGAGCCTGCTCGACGGCACCCGCGTGGTGGTCATCACGGCGCGCGGCGGCGCGTACGGCCCCGGCACGCCGCGTGAGGGGTTCGACTTCCAGGCGCCCTACCTGCGGGCCTACTTCGGCGGGCTCGGGGTGGCGGAGGAGAACCTGGAGCTCGTCCACGCCGAGATGACCCTCGCCTGGCTGGTGCCGGAGCTCGCGCGCTTCCAGGACATGGCGGCCGCGTCGCTGGCGGCCGCCGAGGCGAGGATCACCGCGCTGGCCACCGCCTGA
- a CDS encoding alpha/beta fold hydrolase — MREYRVRSGGIELAVRERGDGDRPAVVLVHGYPDTGAMWDEVADRLAVRFRVIVYDVRGAGGSSAPSDPLDYGLDASIGDLEAVLDGAGLDGPVHLAGHDWGSVQGWEAVTGDRLRGRIASFTSISGPDRRHVAAWARRAVRSGPRGIAEVLDQALRSVYMPVLMAPRIGELAARLLAAGFARGLRLREGAEPRPGHPAGSLARDARNGLGLYRANMRRGAGPPGDGRTDVPVQLIVPVRDRYGSQPLLLSARGHASRLYVRRAPGGHWVARSHPDLIARWITEFAEHVGGGPETPEVL; from the coding sequence GTGCGGGAGTACCGGGTGAGGTCGGGCGGGATCGAGCTGGCCGTGCGGGAACGCGGCGACGGGGACCGCCCGGCGGTGGTCCTCGTCCACGGCTACCCCGACACCGGCGCGATGTGGGACGAGGTCGCGGACCGGCTCGCCGTGCGCTTCCGCGTGATCGTCTACGACGTGCGCGGCGCGGGCGGCTCGTCGGCCCCGTCCGACCCGCTCGACTACGGGCTGGACGCTTCGATCGGCGATCTGGAGGCCGTCCTGGACGGCGCCGGCCTGGACGGGCCCGTCCACCTGGCCGGACACGACTGGGGCTCGGTGCAGGGCTGGGAGGCCGTCACCGGGGACCGGCTGCGCGGGCGGATCGCCTCGTTCACCTCGATCTCCGGGCCGGACCGGCGGCACGTCGCCGCGTGGGCGCGGCGGGCCGTCCGGTCCGGCCCGCGGGGGATCGCGGAGGTGCTCGACCAGGCGCTGCGCAGCGTCTACATGCCGGTGCTGATGGCGCCCCGCATCGGTGAGCTGGCCGCCCGCCTCCTCGCGGCCGGGTTCGCGCGCGGGTTGCGGCTGCGCGAGGGCGCCGAGCCGCGTCCCGGGCACCCGGCCGGTTCCCTCGCGCGGGACGCCCGCAACGGCCTCGGCCTCTACCGCGCCAACATGCGACGCGGCGCGGGCCCGCCCGGCGACGGGCGGACGGACGTGCCCGTCCAGCTCATCGTCCCGGTCAGGGACCGGTACGGCTCGCAGCCGCTCCTGCTGTCCGCGCGGGGCCACGCGTCCCGCCTGTACGTGCGCCGCGCACCCGGCGGGCACTGGGTGGCGCGGAGCCACCCCGACCTGATCGCCCGCTGGATCACCGAGTTCGCCGAGCACGTCGGCGGCGGCCCGGAGACCCCCGAGGTGTTGTGA
- a CDS encoding CapA family protein produces MTTARTIRRAFALLGGPVLVTALAGCGMLAGATGDPRPAAKPFTVAFGGDVHFEGALRARLDASPDTALGPVAEQLRRADLAVVNLETAVTAGGTPAPKQFTFRAPPTAFRALKSAGVDVATMANNHGMDYGDTGLQDSLAAAKQAGFPVVGIGRGAAEAFRPHRVTVNGARVAVIGATQVLDDNLVQAWTATDAKPGLASAKDAPRLVQAVKEARKDTDVVIVDLHWGQELNSCATPVQRQLAAQLADAGADAIVGSHAHVLLAGGYLKGKYVHYGLGNFVFYNSSGRTAQSGVLTLTFDPSAKGAAPRVTRADWAPAVISDGVPQPLSGTAAQQARAEWEGLRRCADVKAAA; encoded by the coding sequence ATGACGACCGCACGTACGATCAGGCGGGCGTTCGCCCTGCTGGGAGGGCCCGTTCTGGTGACGGCGCTGGCCGGATGCGGGATGCTCGCCGGCGCCACCGGCGACCCGCGGCCCGCGGCGAAGCCGTTCACCGTCGCCTTCGGCGGCGACGTCCACTTCGAGGGCGCGCTGCGCGCCCGGCTGGACGCCTCCCCCGACACCGCGCTCGGCCCGGTCGCGGAGCAGCTCCGGCGCGCCGACCTCGCGGTGGTCAACCTGGAGACGGCCGTCACCGCGGGCGGCACGCCCGCGCCCAAGCAGTTCACGTTCCGCGCGCCGCCGACCGCGTTCCGGGCCCTGAAATCCGCGGGCGTGGACGTCGCCACCATGGCGAACAACCACGGCATGGACTACGGCGACACCGGCCTCCAGGACTCCCTGGCCGCGGCGAAGCAGGCCGGGTTCCCGGTCGTCGGCATCGGGCGCGGCGCCGCCGAGGCGTTCCGTCCCCACCGCGTCACGGTCAACGGCGCGCGGGTCGCGGTCATCGGCGCCACCCAGGTGCTGGACGACAACCTCGTCCAGGCGTGGACGGCGACGGACGCCAAACCCGGGCTGGCCTCCGCGAAGGACGCGCCCCGCCTCGTCCAGGCCGTGAAGGAGGCGCGGAAGGACACGGACGTGGTCATCGTCGACCTGCACTGGGGGCAGGAGCTCAACTCCTGTGCCACGCCCGTCCAGCGGCAGCTCGCCGCGCAGCTCGCCGACGCCGGCGCGGACGCGATCGTCGGCAGCCACGCGCACGTCCTGCTCGCGGGCGGCTACCTGAAGGGCAAGTACGTCCACTACGGGCTCGGCAACTTCGTGTTCTACAACTCCTCCGGCAGGACGGCGCAGAGCGGCGTGCTCACCCTCACCTTCGACCCGTCCGCGAAGGGGGCCGCCCCGCGCGTGACCCGCGCCGACTGGGCACCGGCCGTGATCTCCGACGGCGTCCCGCAGCCGCTGTCCGGCACGGCCGCGCAGCAGGCCCGCGCGGAGTGGGAGGGCCTGCGCCGCTGCGCGGACGTCAAGGCCGCCGCATGA